The following coding sequences are from one Sesamum indicum cultivar Zhongzhi No. 13 linkage group LG11, S_indicum_v1.0, whole genome shotgun sequence window:
- the LOC105174596 gene encoding receptor-like protein 12, which yields MYYLVSFMQELLRFQMFSSVLFILLFFSNSDPGINITFVSGQCLQGQKELLLELRSNLTYDSSFSTKLVQWNESMDDCCRWAGVKCDTRGRVSSLDLSGESISDGINDSGSSLFRLEFLENLSLAQNSFGSVDLPLGFGKLKELRHLNLSNSGFSGQIPLEFSNLTKLVVLDLTNTIYSSLKLENPNLERLIHNFTRLRELYLDGVNISAKGSQWCNAISSSLPNLRVLSLSNAYLTGPIDSSLVKLRSLSVIRLDENTFSSPFPVSFADFPSLRVLSISSCNLFGLVPAKLFQVKSLETIDLSGNRDLQGSLPEFPLNASLQNLWLSYTNFSGNVSESIGSLRMLSNLDLRGCRFSGPIPSSIKNLTQLVYLDLSINQFAGSVPSFAFLKNLSVINLRSNRLTGHIPDSLWEGLEKLSFLDLSENSLIGELPASLFALPSINVLTLNNNSFSGVIRDTLNRSSSLEVLELNDNNLEGPIPRFLFELQNLSSLSLSANNFNGSVQLTDFRKLTNLVNLDLSYNHLSVHVSETASLSSLFPRLGTLMLASCKLQKFPILRNLSSLMMLDLSDNQLHGEIPNWTWEVGDGVLRFLNLSHNQFSHLQEPYAFRNHHYLDLHSNMLRGEIPVPPRTAVFVDMSNNNFSSFLPANIGLSLTSALFFSLANNKIVGTIPTSLCNATRLQILDLSNNRLHDRIPSCLFENTLGVLNLRRNKLSGDIPDTFPVGCGLETLDLSWNVLQGEVPNSLVRCTEMEVLNLGNNDLSGNVPCWLKNLTKLHVLVLSNNKFHGNISCLGDGITWPNLQIFNIASNEFNSVLPENLFRDLKALSVDQDGLDHLNFVFLAVSDIYYQDSVTLTLKGLDVELEKILNIFTAVDFSDNHFSSIIPETIGELKSLYVLNLSHNALSGHIPGSIGNLEDLESLDLSFNNLGGEIPQQLASLTFLSFLNLSYNNLVGRIPQGSQIQTFPDSSFLGNEGLCGFPLNKTCTDHSGLPAEVR from the coding sequence ATGTACTATCTTGTTTCTTTCATGCAAGAACTACTGCGATTTCAAATGTTTTCGAGTGTTCTCTTCATCCTGCTATTCTTCTCCAACTCTGATCCTGGcattaatattacatttgtgTCTGGCCAGTGTCTTCAAGGCCAGAAAGAATTGCTGCTCGAGTTAAGGAGCAACCTCACATATGATTCTTCATTTTCAACGAAGCTGGTGCAGTGGAATGAGTCTATGGATGACTGCTGTCGGTGGGCTGGGGTGAAATGCGACACTAGGGGTCGTGTTTCCAGTCTTGATCTCAGTGGCGAGTCAATATCCGACGGAATTAATGATTCTGGAAGCAGTCTTTTCAGGCTTGAGTTTCTTGAGAACCTGAGTTTAGCTCAAAACAGCTTCGGTTCTGTTGATTTGCCGTTGGGGTTTGGAAAGCTGAAAGAGTTGCGTCATCTGAACCTGAGTAATTCAGGGTTTTCTGGTCAGATTCCATTGGAGTTCTCAAATTTAACGAAGTTAGTTGTTCTCGATCTTACCAATACAATTTACTCATCACTTAAGCTTGAGAACCCGAACCTTGAAAGATTGATTCACAACTTCACAAGGTTACGAGAACTTTATCTTGATGGGGTGAACATTTCTGCAAAAGGGTCTCAATGGTGCAATGCTATATCATCTTCTCTGCCGAATCTAAGAGTTTTGAGCTTGTCCAATGCTTATCTTACAGGCCCTATTGATTCTTCGTTGGTAAAACTTCGATCCCTCTCAGTTATACGTCTTGATGAAAACACTTTCTCTTCTCCCTTCCCGGTATCCTTTGCGGATTTTCCCAGTTTGAGGGTTTTATCCATAAGTTCCTGTAACTTATTTGGTCTGGTTCCTGCAAAACTATTCCAAGTCAAGAGTCTGGAGACGATTGACCTAAGTGGAAACAGGGATCTTCAGGGTTCTTTGCCTGAATTTCCATTGAATGCTTCTCTTCAGAATCTGTGGCTTAGTTACACAAATTTCTCAGGCAACGTGTCTGAGTCTATAGGGAGTCTTAGAATGTTGTCAAATCTTGATCTTAGAGGTTGCAGGTTTTCAGGGCCGATTCCGAGTTCAATCAAGAACCTTACTCAGCTTGTCTATTTGGACCTCTCTATAAATCAGTTTGCTGGTTCTGTTCCATCATTTGCTTTCTTGAAGAATCTTTCAGTGATAAACCTTCGCAGTAACCGCTTAACAGGTCACATTCCTGACTCCCTCTGGGAAGGCCTTGAGAAACTAAGTTTTCTTGACTTGAGCGAGAATTCATTGATAGGGGAGCTTCCAGCTTCTCTGTTTGCTCTGCCATCCATTAATGTCTTGACTCTCAACAACAACAGCTTCTCCGGTGTAATCAGAGACACATTAAATAGATCCTCTTCCCTAGAAGTCCTTGAGTTGAACGACAACAATTTAGAAGGTCCAATACCTCGGTTTTTGTTTGAACTCCAAAATCTTTCGAGTCTCTCTCTGTCTGCAAACAATTTTAATGGATCCGTGCAGCTAACTGATTTTCGAAAGCTGACAAATCTTGTCAATCTTGATCTTTCCTACAACCACCTGTCTGTACATGTAAGCGAAACAGCATCCCTTTCTTCATTGTTTCCCCGGCTAGGAACTCTAATGTTGGCATCTTGCAAGCTGCAGAAATTCCCCATTTTAAGGAATCTGTCGTCATTAATGATGCTAGATCTTTCAGATAATCAATTACATGGTGAAATTCCTAATTGGACATGGGAAGTTGGAGATGGAGTTCTCCGTTTTCTCAATCTTTCTCATAATCAATTCAGTCATCTTCAAGAACCTTATGCTTTTCGCAACCATCATTACCTCGATCTACATTCCAACATGCTTCGTGGGGAAATCCCAGTTCCACCACGAACCGCTGTCTTTGTAGACATGTCAAACAACAACTTTTCATCTTTTCTCCCAGCCAACATCGGTCTTTCTCTCACATCTGCCCTTTTCTTCTCATtagcaaataataaaatcgttGGGACCATCCCAACTTCATTATGCAACGCAACCCGCCTCCAAATACTAGACCTTTCAAATAACAGGTTGCATGACAGAATTCCCTCCTGTTTATTTGAAAACACTCTTGGTGTGTTGAACTTAAGAAGAAACAAACTCAGTGGTGATATACCTGATACATTCCCGGTCGGCTGTGGTTTGGAGACTCTGGATCTCAGTTGGAATGTTTTACAAGGAGAAGTTCCTAATTCATTGGTAAGATGCACAGAGATGGAGGTCTTAAACCTCGGCAACAATGACTTAAGCGGCAATGTCCCCTGCTGGCTCAAGAACTTGACGAAACTCCACGTTCTTGTGTTAAGTAACAATAAGTTTCATGGAAATATTAGCTGTCTGGGGGACGGCATTACCTGGCCGAaccttcaaattttcaacattGCTTCTAACGAGTTCAACAGTGTGTTGCCTGAGAATCTGTTCAGAGACCTGAAAGCTTTGTCAGTTGATCAAGATGGGCTTGATCACTTGAACTTTGTTTTCCTAGCAGTAAGCGATATTTACTATCAGGATTCGGTGACACTTACCCTCAAGGGACTGGATGTTGAGCTGGAAAAAATCCTAAACATCTTTACCGCAGTCGACTTCTCCGACAACCATTTCTCAAGCATAATTCCTGAAACAATAGGAGAGCTGAAATCCCTTTATGTTCTCAACTTGTCACACAATGCTCTCTCCGGTCACATCCCGGGATCCATAGGCAATCTGGAGGACCTCGAATCATTAGACCTCTCGTTCAACAATCTGGGAGGCGAAATTCCGCAGCAGCTAGCAAGCCTTACATTCCTCTCATTCTTGAACTTGTCATACAACAACTTAGTTGGAAGGATTCCACAAGGCAGTCAAATTCAGACGTTTCCTGATAGTTCGTTTCTTGGAAATGAGGGGCTATGTGGATTTCCCTTAAACAAAACTTGCACTGACCATTCTGGTTTGCCAGCAGAAGttagatga
- the LOC105174598 gene encoding BAG family molecular chaperone regulator 4 encodes MTSFNPTRENGDKNGGIEAEIKPDGGPASISVKVSHGLNQYDVAVPSNSTFGDLKSVIVQKIGLKPEMHKLLFRGKEKEDDEDLQRAGVKDNSKVLLMENTTCRENNAEEVKQTSVISRGGAAVAEIREEVDKLSQQVLALQAVVDSGTKVDDKDIIYLTEMLMRQLLKLDGIEAEGEGKVQRKMEVRRVQSFVETMDILKSRNSKPLSSVTTQWETFEPGFGSMSTMPMPSSSPTLTNPTPMTSSTPTPTPIPTCTSTPTTMTSSTPLPTRNPTAVMSSTPSPIPYPVPYSAPSQLPSSAPSPAPLSTPSSMPSSAPSPAPLSAPLPMPSSTKVTQDWEHFD; translated from the exons ATGACGAGTTTCAACCCAACCCGGGAAAACGGTGACAAAAATGGAGGGATCGAGGCGGAGATCAAGCCCGATGGTGGGCCCGCCTCTATTAGCGTTAAGGTCTCTCATGGGCTTAATCAATATGATGTCGCCGTGCCATCCAATTCCACctttg GGGATTTGAAATCAGTTATTGTTCAGAAAATTGGATTGAAACCTGAGATGCATAAACTCTTGTTTAGAGgtaaagagaaagaagatgatgaagatCTCCAAAGAGCTGGTGTAAAGGACAATTCCAAGGTGTTACTTATGGAAAATACGACATGCAGGGAGAATAATGCTGAAGAAGTTAAGCAAACCAGTGTAATCTCACGAGGAGGTGCAGCTGTTGCTGAAATAAGGGAGGAGGTTGATAAGCTCTCGCAACAG GTATTGGCACTGCAAGCTGTTGTAGATAGTGGAACAAAGGTTGATGataaagatattatttatttgactgAGATGCTTATGAGGCAGTTGCTCAAATTGGATGGCATTGAAGCTGAAGGAGAAGGGAAGGTGCAGAGAAAGATGGAG GTGCGTCGGGTCCAGAGCTTTGTGGAGACGATGGACATCCTCAAGTCAAGAAACTCGAAGCCCTTGAGCAGTGTAACTACTCAGTGGGAAACATTTGAGCCTGGTTTTGGAAGCATGAGCACCATGCCGATGCCATCTTCTAGCCCTACCCTTACTAACCCTACCCCCATGACGTCTTCTACTCCAACCCCTACCCCCATCCCCACATGTACTTCTACCCCCACCACCATGACGTCTTCTACTCCCTTGCCTACTCGCAACCCCACAGCCGTGATGTCTTCTACACCTAGTCCTATCCCTTACCCAGTGCCATATTCTGCCCCATCCCAATTGCCATCTTCTGCTCCATCCCCTGCACCGTTGTCTACCCCTTCGTCTATGCCATCTTCTGCTCCTTCCCCTGCACCATTGTCTGCCCCTTTGCCTATGCCATCTTCTACGAAGGTGACTCAGGATTGGGAACACTTCGACTAG
- the LOC105174597 gene encoding uncharacterized protein LOC105174597, producing MADEFRLASSNINHEGRLPRQYMGEGQGAKKNISPPLEWYNVPKGTKSLALIVQDIDAPEPSGPIVPFIIWVVVNIPPTLKGLPEGFSGKEEQMGGEYAGIKEGINDLKKHGWEAPKLPSHGHRIEFKLYALDDELHLGNKVTKDKVLDAIEGHVLGEAVLMATF from the exons atggCTGACGAATTCAGGCTCGCGTCGTCCAACATAAACCACGAGGGAAGGCTGCCGAGGCAGTACATGGGAGAGGGGCAAGGCGCGAAGAAGAACATCTCCCCGCCGCTGGAATGGTACAACGTGCCCAAGGGGACAAAGAGCTTAGCCCTCATTGTACAAGACATCGATGCGCCGGAGCCGTCGGGGCCGATCGTGCCGTTCATCATTTGGGTGGTTGTGAATATTCCACCGACGCTGAAGGGGCTGCCGGAGGGGTTTTCGGGAAAAGAAGAGCAGATGGGGGGTGAGTATGCGGGGATCAAGGAAGGGATAAATGATTTGAAGAAGCATGGGTGGGAGGCACCCAAGCTGCCTAGTCATGGACATCGGATTGAGTTCAAGCTCTACGCTTTGGACGATGAGTTGCATCTTGGAAATAAG GTGACTAAGGATAAAGTGTTGGATGCAATTGAAGGGCACGTGCTTGGGGAAGCAGTTTTAATGGCCACCTTCTGA